In one window of Acanthochromis polyacanthus isolate Apoly-LR-REF ecotype Palm Island chromosome 8, KAUST_Apoly_ChrSc, whole genome shotgun sequence DNA:
- the LOC110970697 gene encoding NLR family CARD domain-containing protein 3-like isoform X16, producing the protein MSDSEEEEEFPSSSRLSMKSDRSNDDPPCFSEEPEPSDTKVMKKRGVCVEEQPSCCARCQDVLKDPVSSSCGHWFCRQCISSYWDQSAPSGHSSCPQCGERSRSSSCGQSVGLQEVLQEHKMSLRRRCEHVTEGSDEAGGGTLLNRIYTELYITEGHSGEADVQHEVEQLETASKKSLHDTPIRCQDIFKALPEQQRAIRVVLTNGVAGVGKTFSVLKFTLDWAEGGENQDVSVVVVLPFRELNLIRDEQHSLLTLLHVFHPTLQKVTAEQLAVCKLLFIFDGLDESRLSLDFTNRKVVSDVSQKSSLDVLLVNLMEGNLLPSALVWITSRPAAAYQIPPKYVDRLTEVRGFTDVQKEEYFRRRISDEERSRTIISHMKTSRNLHIMCRLPVFCWITAAVLEHMLTTEQRGELPKTMTDMFSHFLLVQTQRKKNKYHEGPETSPQELTEADREVLLKLGRLAFEHLQKGNIMFYQEDLEQCGLDVTEASVFSGVCTQIFRRECEMFQKPVYCFVHLSIQEFLAAVYMFHCYTNKKTEVLEKFLGKKYLNSSLNVFLDRVMEKSLESRNGHLDLFVRFLHGLCLESNQRLLGGLLGQIENHPEMIQRVISNLKKNKMKKKNHRSKISPDRSINIFHCLMEMKDLSVHQEIQEFLQSENRSEKQLSQIQCSALAYMLQMSEEVLDEFDLDKYNTSDEGKLRLIPAVRNCRKARLSYCRLSETHFEVVASALKSNPSHLIELDLSGNYLEDSEVKHLCDGLQSPNCKLETLRLENCRLSEISCDSLGSALKSNPSHLEHLDLSRNNLKDSGVKHLSGFVESPDCILKTLRLRDCSLSEISCDSLVSALKSNPSHLEHLDLSYNKLKDSGVKHLSGFLESPDCILKTLELERCGLTEISCDSLVSALKSNPSHLEHLGLSFNNLQESSVKHLLDLLESPDCSLQTLRWKKR; encoded by the exons ATGAGTGattctgaggaggaggaggagtttccATCCTCCAGCCGTCTGTCCATGAAGAGTGACCGGTCCAATGATGATCCTCCATGTTTCAGTGAAGAACCTGAaccctcagacacaaa AGTGATGAAGAAGAGGGGAGTTTGTGTGGAGGAGCAGCCGTCCTGCTGTGCTCGGTGTCAGGACGTCCTGAAGGATCCAGTCTCTAGCAGCTGTGGACACTGGTTCTGCAGACAGTGCATCAGCTCATACTGGGACCAGTCTGCTCCATCAGGACACTCCTCCTGTCCCCAGTGTGGAGAAAGatccagaagcagcagctgtggacaaa GTGTTGGTCTGcaggaggttctgcaggaaCATAAGatgagtctgaggaggagatgtgAACATGTGACTGAAGGAAGTGATGAAGCAGGAGGTGGAACCCTCCTCAACAGGATCTACACTGAGctctacatcacagagggacacaGTGGAGAGGCTGATGTCCAACATGaggtggagcagctggagaCAGCTTCCAAGAAGAGCCTCCATGACACTCCCATCAGGTGCCAGGACATCTTTAAAGCCTTACctgagcagcagagagccaTCAGAGTGGTCCTGACCAACGGCGTGGCCGGCGTGGGAAAAACCTTCTCAGTGCTGAAGTTCACTCTGGACTGGGCAGAGGGCGGAGAAAACCAAGACGTcagtgtggtggtggtgcttcCGTTCAGGGAGCTGAACTTGATCAGAGATGAGCAGCACAGTCTTCTCACGctgctccatgttttccatccaACATTACAGAAGGTGACGGCAGAGCAGCTGGCTgtctgtaaacttttgttcatctttgacggtctggatgaaaGCAGACTTTCACTGGATTTCACCAACAGGAAGGTTGTGTCTGACGTCAGCCAGAAGTCATCGCTGGACGTTCTACTGGTCAACCTCATGgaggggaatctgcttccctcggCTCTGGTCTGGATCACTTCCCGCCCTGCAGCAGCCTATCAGATCCCTCCTAAGTATGTGGACAGATTAACAGAAGTACGAGGCTTCACCGACgtccagaaggaggagtacttcaggaggaGGATCAGTGATGAAGAGCGCTCCAGAacaatcatctcccacatgaagacatccaggaacctccacatcatgtgtcgactcccagtgttctgctggatcactgctgcaGTTCTGGAGCACATGTtgaccacagagcagagaggagagctgcCCAAGACCATGACTGACATGTTCTCACACTTCCTGCTGGTTcagacacagaggaagaagaacaagTACCATGAGGGACCTGAGACGAGTCCACAGGAGCTGACGGAGGCTGACAGGGAAGTTCTTCTGAAGCTGGGGAGGCTGGCCTTTGAACAtctgcagaaaggaaacatcATGTTCTACCAAGAAGACCTGGAGCAGTGTGGTCTGGATGTGACAGAGGCCTCGGTGTTCTCAGGAGTTTGTACCCAGATCTTCAGGAGAGAGTGTGAGATGTTCCAGAAACCAGTCTACTGCTTTGTTCATCTGAgcattcaggagtttctggctgcagtctacatgttccactgttacaccaacaAGAAGACTGAGGTTCTGGAGAAGTTCctgggaaaaaaatatctgaactcATCCCTGAATGTTTTCCTGGACAGAGTCATGGAAAAATCCCTCGAAAGTAGAAATGGTCACCTCGACCTGTTTGTtcgcttccttcatggcctctgtctggagtccaaccagagactcttaggaggtctgctgggtcaGATAGAGAACCatccagaaatgatccagagagtcatcagtaacctgaagaagaataagatgaaaaaaaagaatcacaggTCTAAAATAtctccagacagaagcatcaacatcttccactgtctgatggagatgaaggatctctcagtacatcaggagatccaagagttcctgcagtcagagaacagatcagagaagCAACTCTCTCAGATCCAgtgctcagctctggcctacatgctgcagatgtcagaggaggttctggatgagttCGACCTTGACAAGTACAACACATCAGATGAGGGAAAACtgagactgattccagctgtgaggaactgcagaaaggctcg ACTTTCTTACTGTAGACTCTCAGAGACTCACTTTGAAgtcgtggcctcagctctgaagtccaacccctcccatctgatagaACTGGACCTGAGTGGAAACTACCTGGAGGATTCTGAAGTGAAGCATCTttgtgatggactgcagagtccaaactgtaaactggagactctcag attggagaactgcaggttgtcagagatcagctgtgattctctgggctcagctctgaagtccaacccctcacatctggaacatctggacctgagcaggaacaacctgaaggattcaggagtgaaacatctgagtggttttgtggagagtccagactgcatcctgaagactctgag atTGAgggactgcagtttgtcagagatcagctgtgattctctggtctcagctctgaagtccaacccctcccatctggaacatctggacctgagctacaacaagctgaaggattcaggagtgaaacatctgagtggttttctggagagtccagactgcatcctgaagactctgga attggagcgCTGCGGTTTgacagagatcagctgtgattctctggtctcagctctgaagtccaacccctcccatctggaacatctgggcCTGAGcttcaacaacctgcaggaatcatcagtgaaacatctgttagatcttctggagagtccagattgcagcctgcagactctgag